The Acidimicrobiales bacterium genome includes a region encoding these proteins:
- a CDS encoding FHA domain-containing protein, producing TVQASSSHIGVQPGDGLVGRFGDSVLLIAGPTSEGDPFVEDLVATVEAGAAEGALPGAALAHRIGELLFRSGSGDVASFGVVAPVEGGVLVLLHGEVDAEIVEASGARRLSGRQAVTWVDQVVRAPFDSVALTEAPAGSVSIHPHSDLRVGIVPGAGFVLTPTGDAGGHQAVSPRVVGSEDDELPATEAVHAAMAAADDAIVPDVASRDSRPLFDQAAEQTPAQAEPVPANGVPIGPESPQGAEDEPSAPPHRSTATMATTGAAGVLVDEEGSRTPLAGGYVLGREPSADEAVRTNKASPLQVDDPDQLVSRVHAHVWVDGGSVFVRDASSANGTFVAAPGARDWTRVGQERTELPLGWSIRLGGRVFTLEDDNVGRGRGSSL from the coding sequence GACGGTGCAGGCGTCCAGCTCACACATCGGGGTGCAACCAGGTGACGGTCTCGTCGGCCGCTTCGGGGACTCCGTGCTTCTCATAGCGGGACCGACCTCGGAGGGCGATCCCTTCGTCGAGGACCTCGTGGCCACCGTCGAGGCCGGCGCCGCCGAAGGGGCGCTTCCCGGCGCGGCCCTGGCGCACCGCATCGGTGAGCTGCTCTTTCGCTCCGGATCGGGGGACGTGGCATCGTTCGGCGTGGTCGCTCCGGTCGAGGGCGGCGTCCTCGTGCTGCTCCACGGCGAGGTCGACGCGGAGATCGTCGAGGCATCGGGAGCGCGTCGCCTGTCCGGTCGACAGGCTGTCACGTGGGTGGATCAGGTGGTCCGGGCGCCGTTCGACAGCGTGGCGCTCACCGAGGCGCCGGCGGGGTCGGTGTCGATCCATCCGCACTCCGACCTCCGGGTGGGGATCGTGCCAGGGGCGGGGTTCGTCCTGACACCCACAGGGGACGCCGGCGGTCACCAGGCGGTGTCGCCCCGGGTCGTCGGATCGGAGGACGACGAGCTGCCGGCGACGGAGGCGGTGCACGCCGCCATGGCAGCCGCAGACGACGCGATCGTGCCGGACGTGGCGAGTCGCGACAGCAGACCGCTGTTCGATCAGGCGGCCGAGCAGACCCCCGCACAGGCCGAGCCCGTGCCGGCCAACGGTGTGCCGATCGGTCCCGAGTCACCACAGGGTGCCGAGGATGAGCCGAGTGCTCCACCACACCGATCCACCGCCACCATGGCGACGACGGGGGCGGCAGGGGTGCTGGTCGATGAGGAGGGGTCGCGGACGCCCCTTGCCGGTGGGTACGTGCTGGGGCGTGAGCCGAGCGCGGACGAGGCCGTGCGGACCAACAAGGCCTCGCCGCTCCAGGTCGACGATCCAGATCAGCTCGTCTCGCGGGTCCACGCCCATGTGTGGGTCGATGGCGGCAGTGTCTTCGTTCGCGACGCCTCCTCGGCCAACGGGACGTTTGTTGCCGCCCCGGGGGCCAGGGACTGGACGCGTGTCGGCCAGGAACGAACGGAGCTGCCGCTGGGTTGGAGCATCCGTCTCGGGGGTCGCGTCTTCACCCTCGAGGACGACAATGTCGGCCGCGGTCGAGGCTCCTCGCTGTAG